Part of the Vallitalea okinawensis genome, GGAAACAAGGCCGATAGTTACCCACATGCCTTATTACAAGATAGCTACCTATAATAGGCTTCAAAGTGAAGTTTCCCGAAAATTCAACTTTTTGCTTTTCGATGAGCTTTAATGGCGTCATATTTCGAAATTTATATACCTCACCAAGATGTTTCTCTATTGGGTCATAATCCATTATTGCCCATACAGGTTCACCACCTTTTATAGGAAAGTCATCAAATATCTTAACTATTACCTTACTCCCTTCACTCCCTATAACTTCGCCAATAGAGAATGGACTTCTCCACCAGTCAACTGTCAAATTTTTTATGGTTATGTTTTTAGATCCTTTTAGTAACATGGTTTGAATCAATCCGTACATCATAAGAGTTGACCCATTAAAATCAAGGATTATATTATTGCAATTTTCTATAGTAATACCCTTGTTATATGGTATTTCAGACTTACCCCAATGTGTATCATAATCCAGATTCCCAGCCATCAATTCATTAAAATCGTTTTCTGCTTTTTCATCGATAAAATGATAAGTGTCCTTTTCAAACTTGATCGTCACATCTTTTTCTGAACTCATGTTAAGACGCGCTCTTAGTTCTTTTGATGCATCTTGAAAATTGCTATGTCTAATGAGATTATTTTTCACGCGCTATCTCCCACTTTCGCTTTAATTTCTAATATTAAAATTGATGTTAAAAGGATAATTCCCCCTATTATAAGGTTGATTGTTAAATCTTCAAAACCTAAAAAAATTGAAAAAAGGCTTCCAAAAAGTGCTTCTGTAGAAAGTATTACTGCTGCTTTTGTGGATGAAGTTTTTTTCTGCGCTGCTACCTGAATGAAAAAGGCTATACAGGTACTAAAAAGCCCTAAATAAATAATAGGAAGTATTCCTTCTTGAAAATTTGCCACTTTTATCGTATTAAAATCAAATAGCATAAATATGACCATTGACATGACCGTAGCTGTAGCCATTTGTATAAAAGTAAGCTTTTCAGTGTTCATAGTACTAGAACAATAGCCTAGATAGGATATATGGCATGCAAAAAGAAATGCACAAATAATAGTTAATAAATCTCCAATATTAAAAACTAAACCATTCTCAAAAGAATACGTTAGAAAGGATATCCCTATAAGACACAAAAAAGCTGCAATAAACATCTTACTTGATGGCTTTCGTGATGTCATTTTCCAGGATATGAAAGGGACCATGATTACATTTGTTGCAGTTAAAAAAGCATTATTCGAGGGTGTTGTATAAACGAGTCCTAATGTCTGTGAAAAAAAAGCTAAAAATAAAAATGCACCAGCAATAAATCCGTTCTTTAACTCTAATTTCGTAATTTTTTTAATTTTTTTGTTATAAAAACTATACAGTACTATACTTGCAATAAAAAATCTCATAACCATAATTAAACTAGAACTCATCTTTGCATCAATGGCCATCTGAGTTGCTATAAAACCAGTACCCCAAATTATTGCTACAATAATTAGACTAACGTCAGATAAAATAACTGACCTCCTATTTTGATTATTCTTCATATACTCCCTCGCTTTTGTTTCCTTCATTTTTACGACTCATCATCATTAACACTAATAATTTAACTATATCTTTATTAATCTTTTAACCCGTAATAGATATTTGCAACATCACTTTTTCAAGTATATTGCCTTGAAATTTCATGCAATATTACCTATTTGCGTCCTTTATTTGAACTTGTTTAATGACTTTTGACTACTAAATTATAACAAGAACAAAAATCAGTGTACATTAACAAAAACTAAGTTTTTATAAAAAAACGACTTCTTTACTTTTTCACTAAGTTTTATTGCAGAAATATTTTTTATCAAAAGAAATTATATAACGGAAAAGTATATTTTTTTTAGATTTTTATAATACTTTTACTTCAATATAGAGGTATAATGCAAGAAAAGTGAAGACGACACTCTTCTAATAGGAGTTTGTCTGGTAGGAAAGCTTCCTTTGAATTAGCGAAAAGATTACACCGCTCTTAATAGAGATGTATAATAATTATGATATCATGAAGGAGAGATGCAAATGTCCAATATCGTAACAGTTGCAGTTGCAGGATTTGGGTTAAGAGCTCAAGACTATACCGCGTATCAATTCAATACCCCTAATAAAATGAAAGTTGTTGCTATTTCTGATATTGATGAAAATAGGCTTAATTCAGCTGCTGAAAAATTCAATATATCCAATGAGTATTGTTTTTCTTCTGCTGAAGTGATGTTAGAGCAACCCCGTCTTGCTGATGCTATGTTTATTACTACTCAGGATCGTCAACACGTTCCACAAGCAATAAAAGCACTCGAAAAAGGTTATCATATTTTGTTAGAAAAACCGATATCACCCACTCTACAAGATTGCTTATTACTTCAAAGAAAAGCTCACAAGTATGACCGAATCGTAACAGTATGTCATGTTATGAGGTACACTAATTTCTATCAAGAAATTAAAAAAGCAATTGATTCAGGTATTATAGGAGATGTGAAATCCCTTTTAGCCGTAGAGAATGTTGGTTATTTTCATCATGCACATAGTTTTGTAAGAGGTAATTGGAGACGCTCAGATGAAACCAGTCCAATGATCTTAGCCAAAAGCTGCCACGACCTTGACCTTATTCAATGGTTGATCGGTGCAAAATGCATTCATTTGTCTTCCTTTGGTAACCTTAGTCACTTTAATGCTGAAAACGCTCCAGCTGGTTCAGTAGACCGGTGTTTAGATGGGTGTCACTCTAAAGAAAAATGTCCTTACGATGCTGAGAAGATTTATGTACTCGATAAGGTAACAGGTATAAAAAATGGCATATGGAAATGGCCTTGTAATGCTGTTGTGAACAACCCTACAGTAGATTCAATTTATGAGGCATTAAAAAAAGGTCCTTATGGAAGGTGTGTCTATAAGTGTGATAATAATGTTGTAGATCACCAAGTAGTTATAATGGAATTTGATAATGGTACTACGGCTAATTTCACAATGAGCGCCTTCACTGTAAGTGATGGTCGACAGATTAAAATTATGGGTACTTTGGGTGAGATCATTGGAGATATCGATACTTCAAAAGTAAGAATAACACCATTTGGTAAAAAATCTAGACAAATTGATATACAATCTATAACCGGAAGTATCGATAGCCATGCAGGAGGGGATCATCAAATTGTTGATCGTTTCATTAATACATTAAGTTGTAACACTATAACAATGGACACTCTAACATCTATAGATGCTTCTGTACATAGTCATGTTATGGCTCTTGCAGCTGAACACTCTCGATTAAATAATGGCTTATCCATTAACCTCAATGACTTTATTAATTCTATGAATCATTAATTGGACAAAAAAACCCTAAGCTCATGGCTTAGGGTTTTAACAGCTAGTATTCTATTCCTTTACGAGCACCAATTCCTTCTTCGAAGGGATGCTTTGTATCTTCAATGGTAGAAACATAATTTGCACGTTGATAAATTTCTTCTGGTACTTCTCGACCAGTTAATACAACTTCGATTTCAGCTGGCTTATTATCAAGTATATCTATAACCTCATCCATTGGTACGATTTCATTTCGAATAACACCGAGTATTTCATCCAATATTAAGACGTCACATTGACGTGTATCTAATACTTTTCTTGCAAAATTCAATCCGTTTTTAATATCTTCACTTAAATCTTTCTTTTCTTCATCGGTTAAGTTCCAGAAAAAATCTCTTTCTTTTTCAAATCTAAAGAGTTTAAAATGTGGCTCTAAGTTTTTAAGGCTTTCCATCTCACCTGTAGGATTACCCTTAAGGAACTGTATCATAATTACCTTATAACCATGACCTACAGCTCGGACACCTTGCCCAATAGCTGCAGTTGTTTTTCCTTTACCCTTTCCACAGTATACTTGTATCAAACCTTTATCCATCATTGTCCCCTTTCTATAGGTAAGTGCTTACCTATAGATTTATTATAAATGGTATAGGATCATTTTTCAAACAGTTATTTATATTATGCCCTGGACTTATGCAAATTATTCATCATTCACTCACATTTTTTAACTGCCTCCAAATAAAGAAACACCCACTATAACGTGGATGCTTAAAATCATTATAAATCCTTACTTTCTTCCTCACTATTATTTGTTTCTTCGTTAACAATTTCCATCTTCGAAACAGATACTTCATAAGCTGTTTTTTCAATGACATTTTCTTCACTTAGCTTCTTTTGATAAACACGACTTTGAATACGTCCCCACATTTTTATTCGACGTCCTACCTCTAATTTTTCAGCAAAACGAGCATTTCTCCCCCATGCAATTGCAGGAATATAATCTGATTTATTATAAGGTCTATTAACAGCAATTAAGAGGTCTGTTATTTCTCTTCCAAAAGGAGTGGTACGATAAATTGGCTTTTTACACACATATCCATCTAGATAGATAACATTTGGGTTTTTACTTATACTTTCGTCATGAACGATAACTTCCCTTGCAAATACTGAAAGTATTAATCGACTTTTACCATTTTCATGGCGATTATAAGATCTAAATTGACCTTCTACTTCAATGAACTTCCCCTTATAGTCTTGTTTTGGATCTAATAACCGCTCTGAAACGAGTACTCTAATTTTGTCACATGCTTCGCTTAATCTTTCAACATCCATTGTAAAATTGTAAAAGCCTTCCCCATATACCTCATGACTAAATTCAAATCCAGAAGATATCTTTCCAAAAACTTCAACAACGTTGTTTTTTATTACTTGGTCAGCCATTGTCTTTCTCCCTTCATATTTATTCATATGTTTATTACTACAATTCTTATGCAGTTAGTCCTAAATTTAGAAGTGTATTTTTAATATTTTGAAGAGCTTTCTAAGGCGTAAAAAATAATATATCACTATTTATTAAGTTGGATTTAATTAAGAACGTAAGTATAAATCCTATCAATATATATATTTTTAGTGTTTTAAAAAATATTATGTATTTTTCATTCAATTCTGATTATAAAACAAGATATTGATTTTAATTTTATTTATGATACAATATATAGTGTCCGATAATATTATCAAGATTATCCAGCTGACCAATGTAGTCATCCTATGCTACCCTGGAAGTTCAGTACCTTAGGTTAAGTTAGTGACTATATTATGTAAAACGAGAGATAATAAATACTACATATGTACTTAGCTGGAATAGATCTTTGAAACCCAAATTTCATTTATTCATATACAAGAAAATTCATCGTGCCCCAAAGATAACGATGAATTATTCTATCTTAAAATATAAAATACATAAAGATGAGAGGAGCCAATGATGAAGCTTACAGATCTAATTTTTCGTCACTACACAAAAGAACTAGAAGAGGGTAATAAAACTGTTTATGATCTATTTGAATGGAAAACAGTTGATGTACTTATGAAGGATTATAGTACAGGTGATATTATTCTAGACATGAAAAATCTTGAATTCCCTTCACATTATTCACAATCAGCTTGTAATATTATTGCAAGTAAATACTTCAGAAAAAAAGGTGTCCCTAATAAACGTGGATCTGAGTATTCTATGAAACAAGTCGCAGATCGCCTAGTTGGTTTTTGGGCTGAGGCAGCTGTTGATGAAGGGTTAATTGATGAAGATGAGAAGAAAATAGTCTATGATGAATTAAGTTTCATGTTTCTTAATCAAATGTGGGCACCAAATAGTCCTCAATGGTTCAATACTGGTCTAAAGTTAGCTTATGATATTGATGCCCGTGCTCAAGGTCATTATTACTTCGATGAAAAAGAAGGACGAGCTACCTTATCCAAAGATGGATACACTCGTACACAAGGCTCCGCATGTTTTATTGTTAGTGTAGAAGATTCATTGCTTGGTAATAAATCCCTTACAGATCAATTAACAGTTGAAACGCGTTTATTCAAATATGGATCAGGTGTTGGTAGTAACTGGTCATCTATACGAGCTGCTGGTGAGCCCCTTTCTGGCGGCGGTAAATCATCAGGATTACTAAGCTTCCTTAAAGTTTTTGATCGCAATGCAGGTGCTATTAAATCTGGAGGTACGACTCGTCGTGCAGCTAAGATGAATATCCTTGATCTAAATCATCCTGAAATTGTTGACTATATAGAATGGAAGTCTAAAGAAGAAAGTAAAGTTCGTGATTTAGGCAAAATGGGTTATTCAACACATTTTGAAGGTGAAGCCTACGAAACAGTATCTGGCCAAAATGCAAATAACTCTGTTCGAATTCCTAACACTTTTATGACAAAACTTGATGAAGAAGATGCAAATTGGTCACTTCAGGGTCGTTTTGATAAAGAATTTACAAAAGAAGTATCTGTAGATGGTTTATGGAATCATATTGCTGATGCTGCTTGGACTTGTGGTGATCCTGGGGTTCAATATGATGATATCATAAACGACTGGCATACATGTCCTGCTGGTGAAGATGGTCAATATAACGCAAAACACAATCGTATTAATGCGTCAAATCCTTGCTCTGAATACATGTTTTTAGATGATACAGCTTGTAACTTAGCCAGCATCAATATTGCCAAATTCTATGATTCTGAAACAACTAGATTTGACATCGATGGTTATCTTCATGCTATTAAATTGATACAAATTGTATTAGAAACTACTATTCATTGGGGTCAATTCCCAACTGAAGATATAGCTCGTAAATCCTATCGTTTTAGAACTACCGGACTTGGTTTAACTAACCTTGGATATACATTTATGACCATGGCAATACCATATGATTCTGAAGATGCAAGAACTTTTGCTGCCTCTGTAATGAGTATTCTAACAGGTTATTCTTATTATATTTCATCGCTATTTGCTAGAAAGGTAGGACCTTTTGAATGCTATGAGAATAACGCTCCACATATGTTACGTGTTATTAATAATCATGCTCGTATAGCTAATTACAATAGCGCTGACATGGAATTTGAAGGATTAAGCTATGATCCTGTTCGTATTAATCATAAGTTATTATCCGATCTTGGATTTAATAATATATCAAATACTTTAAAGAAAGTATGGAAAGACACACTTGCATCTGGTGAAAAATATGGCTTTAGGAATGCACAGGTATCCGTGTTAGCCCCTACAGGCACTATTGCTTTTGCTATGGATTGTGCCACAACTTCATCAGAACCTTTCTTTAGTCATGTTGTTTATAAGAAGCTAATTGGTGGCGGCAGCATGGAGATTGTTAATCCAGCTATCCCTATTGCATTAAAGAAGCTTGGGTATGATGAAGTCCAAATCACAGAAATAGTTAATTATGTGATGGAAAAAGCTGATATGGGTGGCTATGAAATGATTAGAGATGGTAAGATCGAAGGCACTCCATATTTGAAGGAAGAGCATTTTTCAGTATTTGATACTGCTAATAAATGTGGTTCTGGTCATCGCTTCATTCCACCAGAAGGTCATGTACGCATGATGGCTGCATTAATGCCAAATGTATCTGGCGCTATTAGTAAGACTGTTAACTTACCTAACCACGCCACTGTTGAAGACATTAAAGAGATTTACTACATGTCATGGAAATTAGGCGTAAAAGCTATTGCTCTTTATCGTGACGGTTGTAAAGCTTCCCAACCATTAAATTCAACTATGATTGAAGAAAAAGAGGGAAAATTAGATGACCTAACCTATAATGAGTTACTTCATTATGCTAAACACCAACGTGAGAAAGATTATAAACCTATACGTAAAAAGCCTCAAGGTATTCGAACAGCCCATGTTCATGAAGCAGAAATGGCTGGTCTTAAACTTTATATAACAACTTCTTTCTTTGATAATGGACGCTTAGGCGAAATATATATATCAGCAGGAAGACAAGGTTCATTAATCAAAGGATTATTAGATAGTTTATCAACTACTATTTCAGAGATGCTGCAGTATGGCGTACCTCCTAAAGATATTGCTAGAATGTATCGGGGACAAAAATACGAACCTAGTGGTTTTGTTACAAGTCACCCTTATATTAAAAATGCTGACTCAATTTCTGATCTAATAAGTAAAATCATTGATATTGAGCTTGGGGATTTTACTTACTGCCAGATTAAACCTGAGCAAGATCATGAAACTGTAAAGATTCCTGTAGCTACTGCTAACAATGAAATCACTGCTACTATCGATGATAGTCATGTTAAAGCTGAAGTCATCTATGGTGAGGTTTGTCCTAATTGTAAAAGTACAAAAATGGTGAAAAACGGTACGTGTAAAGTATGCACTGAGTGTGGATCTACTACTGGATGTAGTTAATATGTATAAAGGGATATCTCAAAATTTGAGATATCCCTTGTTTAATTGAAAATATTATAGCAATTTGTTAATGTGTTTAATAAGATCTGTGAAAAAGGTTATTTCTTCCTTCAACCTTAAGCCATCAATCTGATTCTCTATTTTATAAGACTCAATCTTTTCTAAATTTACCTTCATACGTTCAAGATATGTTATAAAAGACTTTGTACTTTCTATACCTGGTTTAGTCTTTATACGATAGAACTTTTTCCGTATACCTCTTTTTGTGAAAACTTCTATTCTGCCCAAAGCGATTAAGTTATTCACAGCTTTACTTGTTGCACCTTTGCTAAGAAGTAATAACTGTTGAATTTCATCAAAATGCAATTCACTAGACTCCCAGACCATTAATAATGCATAGACACGAGCCGCTGAAGGTAAATAACCTGATTGTTCTAAAAATAAACCGAACTCTTCTATTAAATCATAAGCTTTTTCCAATTGCTTCTCATTTCTCATTATGTTCACTCCTCAATGAACATAACGTTACCATAAAATGCCTCATTTTTCAAGCAGAAAAAAGCAATCTCCACTCAAAATACCTTTGCTTGGAGATTGCACTCATTACACAATTATTTTACTTATAGATAGTTTGACCACTTGATCTTAATACATTACATGCTTCAACAACACGATCCGCCATACTTGCTTGTGCCTTCTTGAGGTAAGATCTTGGGTCATACATTTTTTTATTACCTACTTCACCTTCAACTTTAAGTACCTCATCATAGTGCTTAAACATATGGTCTACAATAGGTCTACTGAATGCATATTGAGTATCAGTATCTATGTTCATCTTTATGACACCGTAACCAAGTGTTTCTTCAATTTCTTCTTTTGTTGAACCTGATCCACCATGGAATACAAGATAGTATTTCTTTTCATCACCATGTTTCTCTTTTAAAGCATCTTGACCTTCTTTAAGTATAATCGGTTTAAGCTTAACATTACCAGGTTTATATACACCATGTACATTTCCAAATGTAGCAGCTAGCATATAACGACTATTAGGTATTTCCGCCAATACTTCTTCGAACATTAACATATCTTCTGGTGTTGTATATAGTTTGTCCTTTGATACATTCTCATTGCTGACTCCATCTTCTTCTCCGCCTACAACTCCTGCTTCAACTTCAAGTATAATATCATTCTTTGCACATTCAGCTAGAAGTTCCTTTGAGATTTTAACATTTTCCTCTAAAGGAATGTCAGAACCGTCAAACATATGGCTATTAAACAAGTTTGGGAGACCTTGGCTTCTGCGCTTCGCTGTTTCTTCAATAAGAGGCCTCATAAAAGAATCCACATTGTTAGCTGTACAATGGTCAGTGTGAAGTGCTATATTGATGTCGTACTTTTCAGCCATAAGATGAATATGTTGTGCCAATGATATTGCTCCTAAAGCAGAATCAGCTACTGATCCACTGGCATGCTTCCCACCACCAATAGATACTTGAATAATTCCATCTGATTTCGCTCTTGCTAACCCCTCTAAAACACCGTTTGCAGCCTCAACATTAGCCACATTAATTGCTGGAAAAGCGTAGTTATTTTCACTAGCATGATCGAGCATCTTACAATAAGTTTCATAATTTGCTACTGGCATTCTTCTCACTCCTCATTTTATTTTATGGAATAGGAAAGATATTAATACTTTCTATCCCTATATTATATTTTGCATCAATTTCAGTATCTCACAAAGTCACCTTTATCATATATGATTCACTTCTTCATGTCAAATTATTTACAAGATCATTATCCACTTTGAGACATTTGATAGTCTTCTCTTATTGCCAAAATTTTGTATATAATGTGAGAACATCATAGGCATCTAGTGAATTTTATAGTATAATGTAAATAATATATTCATCCAATAATTTGAATCTACATAGAAAATGATGAATTTATAGAAAATTTAAAGGAGTGCTGATATGAACAAACATGTCGTGATGATCAGTGTAGACGCATTGAGCAATACTGAATTTGACGTACTTCGTGATTTACCAACTTTCAAAACTTTCATTGAAAATGGCTCATATGCAAAAAAAGTAACAAGCGTCTACCCTTCCCTAACTTATACTTGCCATACAAGTATAATCACCGGCACTTATCCTCAAAAGCATGGTGTCTACTCTAATTATATATTTGATCCGTACAAAACTAAACCTGATTGGTTCTGGTATTCTAGAGACATACAAGTTAAAACACTGGTTGATTATGTTAAAGAGATAGGTGGGAGCGTTGGTTCTGTATTCTGGCCAGTTATGGGAGCAAACAAAAATATTACATGGAATTGTCCGGAGGTCTGGTCCAATAATCCTAAAGAAAATCAAATCCTTGTGTCCCTTAATGCAGGTTCAAGGTATTTTCAAATAAAAATGGCTTTAGCTAATTTAAGAAACTTAAAAGGTTTAATTAATAAGCAGCAACCCCAATTGGATGAATTCATCACACAATCGGCTGTACACATGATCAAAAAATATAAACCAAATTTATCCTTGGTTCACCTCATCGCACATGATCACGAAAAACATGTGTTAGGTGCTAAAGGTCATCATATACAAAAATTACTTTCTGAAACTGATACACGAATTGCTCGAATTGTTCAAGCTACAAAAGATGCTGGTATTTATGATCAGTGTACTTTTGTCATCCTTGGCGATCATAGTAACTTAACATATGAAAAAATCATTAATCTTAACGCTATATTCCAAGACAATGGATTGCTTCAGCTGGATGAGTTAGGGCAACTGAAAGACTGGAAAGCTTATGCTGCTAACTGCGATGGTTCTGCTCAAATACACGTCCATGATGAAAATGATAGAGATCAGGTTTATCAAATGTTGATATCATTGAAAGATAAAGAAATTGGAATAGAAAAGGTCTATACAAAAAATGAACTTCGAACTATTTTTAAAACCGACGGTCCTTTTGAATTCATGGTTGAAGCAAGTCGTGGTTATTGTTTTGGAAAAGAGAAAGTATTTAACCGTAAATACGATAGCGTCACTGATGGAAAATTACGAGGTATTACGTACCATAAAGGTCATCACGGGTATAGTCCACTCAAAGAAAATTATCAGACCATATTCTTCATCAAAGGAGCTTTAGCTAATCAAAACGTAGTCGTTGACGAGATGCATTTAACTGATATTGCACCAACCATTAGCCGATTATTTGGTATCGACATGATGAATGTGGATGGTCAACCAGTTGAATGTTTTATAAAAAGTACTTTCCTACAATAAAATAGAGCCCATTATGGTTATTCAACCTAATGGGCTCGTCTAACTTATTTATCATTCAATATTTCTTTCATGCCTTCCACAGTTAATTCATGTAATCCAGCAATTATAACGTCAGCAATCGGTAAGTTTTCTTTTGTCCCTACACCAATTCCTAGCATATTCCCTGCATGGGCTGCTTCAATACCTGCATAAGCATCTTCAAAAACAACACAGTTTTCCGCTGGTATACCACATTCTTCTGCACCTTTAATAAATACTTCTGGATCTGGTTTAGCTTTACTTACTTTATTCCCATCAATAACTGCATCAAATAAATCTTCAATGGCCAAAGCTTTTAATATACGCGGAGCATTCTTACTTGCAGAACCTAGTGCAGTTTTAATTCCTACATCTTTACAAGCAATTAAGAACTCTTTAGCACCAGGTAATAACTCGTCATCTGTCATAACAGAGATATAATCAACATACCATTCATTTTTCTTTGTTGCTAATTTAACTTGCTCTTCTTGGCTTAATTGAATATTACCTAACTCCATTAAGATTTCCATACAACGCATACGGCTGACACCTTTAAACAGCTCATTTTCTTTTTCTGTAAAAGGAATATTTAATTCTTCCGCTAACTTTTTCCATGCTAAATAATGATATTTAGCAGTATCTACAATAACACCATCAAGGTCAAAAATAGCGCATTTAATGTTCATTGGAATCCATCCTTTCAATTAGTCATCAGGATTAATTCTAGTCTGTGCAACCGGTTTTGTCAATTAAAAATTTCGTACTTTTATTAAAATTTTATGATTTTCCGACAGTAAATTTACAAATTCTTAATGCTTACAAAGTTTTTAATATGCGTTCTGTATTCTTATACATAATTAAATCAAGTTCATTTTCAGAAAACCCTTGTTTTTTTAAAGCATCTCTTAATAATTCTATCTTAGATATATTGTCAATCTCGAGCTCACATTCTATACCATCAAAATCTGAGCCAAGAGCCAATACCTCAATGCCACCAATTTTTTTAATGTGCTGTATATGTTTTACGATATCCTCGACTCGACTTTTAGAACTATCTCCTAAAAAAGGGGCAAAGAAATTTATACCTAGAATTCCGCCTTTATTTGCTAAAACTCGTATCATATCATCCGTCATATTTCTTGGATTTTTTTTGATAGTTCTGGCATTTGAATGAGAAGCAACAAAAGGTACTTTAGATCTTTCAGCCACGTCATAAAACCCTTGATCTGATAAATGAGAAACATCGATTAGCATACCTAAATTATTCATCTCCTCAATAACCGATTTCCCAAAGTTAGTTAATCCACTTTTCATATAACTTTCTGTTAAATTAGGATACCCAATTGCATTCGGATAATTCCATGTTAAGGTCATCAAACGAATACCTTTATCATATGCATCACGCAAATTATCTAAGCTGTCTGCTATTGCATCGCCACCTTCAATGGTTAAAAAGGCTGATATCTTCCTATTACACTGATTTTTTTTATAAGTATCATAGTCAGTAGCAACTCTTATGTATTCTTTATTCTCATCTAATATATCATAAAAAAAGTCATAAATTTTTGTAAAATAATTATAGGGAGAAACATGTTTTGGAATCGCTTTTCGATTAATAAAAAATGCAAAAAATTGAGCTAATACATTCCCTTTGTCAAGTTTATTCAAATCTACATGATGATCATTACTCAGTAATTTTTTATCATCTTGTTCATATAACCTTAATATTGTATCACAATGAAGATCAATAACCAATTGATTCACCTCTGTTTAATTAACTCTAGTACTTAATATATGTTTATGTTAATCTATTATAAACTATTTTATAATAATTGAGTAGTGAAAAACTAAAAAAAGTGCCATTATTCATGACACTTTTAATCAACCACTCATATTCATTTGGACTAATAGATTAATCTAAGTTTATATTGAATAAATCACCTAAAGTTGTACCGATTTCTTGTTCCTCTTTATACTCTTCAGGTATATTAGCTCTTGCTGCTTCTGCTAAAGCTTCTTTCATGCTTAAGCTTAATTTTCTTGATGAGCTATCAACACTTAAAATCTTCACTTTTACTTCTTGCCCAAATTCTAACTCATCATCTGGCTTGCTTATACGCTTTTCAGAGATTTCGGAAATATGAACCAATCCTTCTATTCCTGATTCTAATTCAACAAAAGCTCCGAATCCTGCTAGACGACTAACCTTACCCATGACTACGTTACCAACTTTATATTGTTCACTTGCCTTCTTCCAAGGGTCGTCATTCACATCTTTTAAGCCTAATGCAATCTTACCTTCTTCTT contains:
- the pgmB gene encoding beta-phosphoglucomutase encodes the protein MNIKCAIFDLDGVIVDTAKYHYLAWKKLAEELNIPFTEKENELFKGVSRMRCMEILMELGNIQLSQEEQVKLATKKNEWYVDYISVMTDDELLPGAKEFLIACKDVGIKTALGSASKNAPRILKALAIEDLFDAVIDGNKVSKAKPDPEVFIKGAEECGIPAENCVVFEDAYAGIEAAHAGNMLGIGVGTKENLPIADVIIAGLHELTVEGMKEILNDK
- a CDS encoding dipeptidase, whose translation is MVIDLHCDTILRLYEQDDKKLLSNDHHVDLNKLDKGNVLAQFFAFFINRKAIPKHVSPYNYFTKIYDFFYDILDENKEYIRVATDYDTYKKNQCNRKISAFLTIEGGDAIADSLDNLRDAYDKGIRLMTLTWNYPNAIGYPNLTESYMKSGLTNFGKSVIEEMNNLGMLIDVSHLSDQGFYDVAERSKVPFVASHSNARTIKKNPRNMTDDMIRVLANKGGILGINFFAPFLGDSSKSRVEDIVKHIQHIKKIGGIEVLALGSDFDGIECELEIDNISKIELLRDALKKQGFSENELDLIMYKNTERILKTL